The genomic window GTGCGGCTCGTGACGGCGATGCCGTTGAACTCGGTGACCACGTCGCCGGCCCTCAGGCCCGCCTCCTGGGCCGCGCCTCCCTGGCTGATCTCGACGATCAGCGCACCGACCCGGTCGGCGCCCTGTGCCGTGGCGGCGTCGTCGACGCTCGCGCCCAGCAGGCCGTGCGTGGCGCTGCCGTTCGCGATGATCTCCTTCGAGACCCGCTGCACGAGGGCGGAGGGGATCGAGAAGCCCACGCCGATGCTGCCCGACGACGAGCCCGAGCTCGCGATCGCGACGTTCAGGCCGATCAGGTCGCCCTTGGAGTCGAGCAGCGCACCGCCCGAGTTGCCGGGGTTGATCGACGCGTCGGTCTGGATGACCGGGAGCGAGATCACGCTGCTGGCCTGGTTCTGGGTGCTCCCGTCGCCGTTGTTGAACGAGAAGGGGCCTTGGCCGTTGTTGTCGCCCTGGTCGCCCTGGTCGCTGCCGTCGCTCGGAGCGGCGGAGGACTGCACGGTGATGCTGCGGTTGAGGGTCGACACGATGCCGTCGGTGACGGTGTTCGAGAGCCCGAGGGGCGCGCCGATCGCCACGGCCGTGTCGCCCACGTTGAGCTTCGACGAGTCGGCGAACGTGATGGGCTTCAGGCCCGTGGCGTCGACCTTGAGCACCGCGAGGTCGACCGTGGGGTCGAGCCCCACGACCTCGGCGGGCAGGATGTTGCCGTCGCTGAGGGTGACCGTGACCGTGCCGGAGGCGCTCGCCCCGTCGAGGGTCACGACGTGCGTGTTGGTCACGATGTAGCCGTCGTCGGAGACGATGACGCCCGACCCCGTGCCGCCAGACGACCCGCTCGCGACGTTGATCGTGACGACGGACGGGGTGGCCTTCGCCGCGACCGCCGTGATGGCCGTGGCGTCGTCGTAGTCGTTGACCGTGAGCTCACGCGACGGACCGCTGGAGGCGGTCGTGCCTCCGCGGCCGTCCGCGACCACTCCGCCGACGACCCCGCCGAGCGCGCCGCCGGCGATCAGGCCGACCGCGAGGGCCGCCGCGAGGACGCCCTTGCCGCCACGACGCTTCGTCGTGGTCGTGGCCGGGGGTGCCCAGGCCCCAGCGCCCTGGGGGACTCCACCGGCGACCGGGCGCCCGAAGGCGTCCGTCTGCTGCTGCTGCGACGACGCCTGCCCGAACTGGTTCGCCTGCGGGGACGAGCCTGGCTGCTGGTAGGAACCGGGCTGCTGCTGCTGGGGCGCGGCCTGCTGGTACGAGGCCGGCTGCTGGTACGACGCAGGTTGCTGGTACGAGCCGGGCTGCTGGTACGAGCCGGGCTGCTGGTACGACGCGGGCTGCTGGTACGAGCCGGGCTGCTGGTACGACGCAGGCTGCTGGTACGACGCAGGCTGCTGCTGCTGCTGCTGGTACGGAGCAGGCTGCTGCTGGGGGGCAGGTCGCCCGTCGGCCGATCCGGCGCGGGCGGCGGCCTCGTCGGCGAGGGAGCCCGGCGTGCTGCCGGGCAGGGGCGGGGCGCCGAACGTGACGGTCGGCTCCTCGGCGGGGCCCCCGGTCGTCGGCGCCTCGCGGGTCGCGTCGGCGTCGTGGTCGTGGTCGGGACCGACGTGGTCGTCCGCGCCTCGGGGGGTCTCGTTCATGAGGGTGTGCTCCTTCCAAGCCCCGCCAGCCTGGTCGCGCAAGCTGTGCAGCGCATAAGACCCGCCTGGGAGCGGGCTGCGGTCAGCTTATGCGTCCGCCCGGTGGATGCAGCCCGTCGCCCTGGACGCGACCGGCCGTGCGGGTACCGTGACAGCACCATGACTGCACCTGCCCCCTGGGAACGCGCCGCCCGCGGCGCGATGTTGCTCGACGGCGCGGGCCGTGCCGCGCCCACCGTGTTCGCCGAGATGTCGGCCCTGGCCGCCCGTACCGGGGCGATCAACCTCGGCCAGGGCTTCCCCGACGAGGACGGACCGCCGGCCGTGATCGAGGCCGCCCACGCGGCCCTCGACGGGGGCCTGAACCAGTACCCGCCCGGTCGCGGCAGGCCGGAGCTGCTCGAGGCAGTCGCCGAGCACCAGCGCCGGTTCTACGGCATCGACCTCGACCCGGCACGCGAGGTGCTCGTCACGGCCGGCGCGACCGAGGCCCTGGCCGCGACGATCCTGGCCCTGGTCGACGACGGCGACGAGGTCGTCACCCTCGAGCCGTTCTACGACGCGTACGGAGCCGTGATCGGCCTCGCGGGCGGCGTGCACCGCACCGTCCCGATGCACGGGGCCGAGTTCGCCGTCGACCACGACGAGCTCCGGGCGGCCTTCTCGGACCGCACCGCGCTGGTCGTCGTCAACGACCCGCACAACCCCACCGGCACCGTGCTCGACGCGGCGACGAGGCAGCTGGTCGTCGATCTCGCCCGCCGACACGACGCCGTCGTCGTCACCGACGAGGTCTACGAGCACCTGCTGTTCGACGGCGCAGCCCATGTGCCCCTCGCGACCCTGCCTGGTGCGGCGGACCGCACCCTGAGCATCTCGAGCGGCGGCAAGACCTTCAGCACCACCGGCTGGAAGATCGGCTGGCTCACCGGCCCCGAGCACCTCGTCTCGAAGGTGATGACGGTGAAGCAGTACCTCACCTTCGTCAACGGCTCGGTCTTCCAGCCCGCGATCGCCGTCGGCCTCGGGCTGCCCGACCAGTGGTTCGCCGACCTCGCCGCCGGGCTGCAGCGCAAGGCGGAGCTCCTGGCGGACGGGCTCGTCGCCGCCGGGTTCACCGTCTCCCCCTCCCGGGGCGGCTACTTCGTCGTCGCCGACGCGGCCCCGCTCGGCTTCTCGGACGCCGCCGACCTCTGTCGCCGCCTGCCAGAGCTCGCCGGCGTCGTCGGCGTCCCCGTGAGCGCCTTCTGCCACGAGGAGGCGGCGGTCGAGCACGCGTCACGCATCCGGTTCGCGTTCTGCAAGCGCACGGAGGTGCTCGAGCAGGCCGCGAGCCAGCTGGCGGCCCTGCGCGTCTGAGGGGCAGGCAGGGCGCCTCCTCGGCTCAGGCGCCGACGTCGCCCGGGGCGTCCTCGTCACTAGAGGCGTTCGGGTCGTCCCCGTCGCTGCGGGCCGTGGCGCGCGCGGCCAGCAGGGCCCCGGCCTCGACGAGCCACCGCCGCGGGTCGGCCGTCGAGCCGGCCGTCCCCCCGGCCAGCACGGACGTGTCGACGACGTCCGCGAAGCCGGCCGTGCCGGCAGCCACCTGGCCTGCCACGAGGGCGACCGGTACGTCGTGGGCGTGAGCCGAGGAGGCGACCCACGAGACGAGCTTGCCGCCCGCCGTCTGCTCGTCGAACCGGCCCTCCCCCGTGACGACGAGGTCGGCGGCCGTCACGAGGCGGTCGAGCCCCACGATCTCGGCGACCGCCTCGGCGCCGGAGACGACGGTCGCGCCCCAGAGCAGCATCCCGAAGCCCGTCCCGCCCGCGGCCCCGGCGCCCGCCGCCGACGGATCGGCGTCGACGAGCACGGCGAGGCCCTCGAGCGCGCGCTCGAGGGCGAGGACGTCGTCGGGGGTCGCACCCTTCTGAGGACCGAACACGGAGGCCGCTCCCCCGGGCCCGAGCAGCGGGGCCGTGACGTCCGACCAGATCTGGACCCCGCCCACGGGAAGGGGCCTGAGGCCCGACAGGTCGACCCGCACGGTCGCGGCCAGCCCGTGCGAGCCGTCGACGACCGGCTCGCCGAGCGAGTCGAGGAGGCGCGCGCCGAGCTCCGTCAGCACCCCGGCACCGCCGTCGGTCGAGGCGCTGCCGCCCAGCCCGACGACGAGCCGCCGGGCCCCCGCGTCGAGCGCGTCCGCGAGGACACGGCCGAGGCCGCGCGTGTGGGCGTCGTACGGCGCCGGCGTCGCCATCAGCCCCAGGCCGCTCGCCGAAGCCAGCTCGGCCACGGCCGTGCCGTCGGGGAGCATCAGCCAGGACGCGGTGACGGGCCGGCCGTCGGGCCCGGGGACCTCGAGCCGGTGCCGCGTGCAGTCCGGCAGAGCCGCCTCCACGGCGTCCAGGGTGCCTTCTCCGCCGTCCGCGAGAGGGAGCTCGGCCACGTGGTCGCCCGGGCGGACGGACCGCCAGCCCTCGGCGACGGCGGCGGCCACGGTCGCGGCGCTCGCGCTCCCCTTGAAGGAGTCGGGCGCGACGACGACGGCGAGTCCTGGCACAGGGACACCCTGGCACACGAAGACGATGCACGTGGAAACGACAGAAGCCCTGATCTGATGATCAGGGCTTCTTTCGTCGTGCTGCGTTGGTTGCGGGGGCAGGATTTGAACCTACGACCTCTGGGTTATGAGCCCAGCGAGCTACCGAACTGCTCCACCCCGCGGCACGAGAAGAAACTTATCACGGGATCCCACGCCTCACAAATCGAGGCCGCGAGGCGCGTCCCACGGGCCCTTCGCGGCTCCCCGGGACTGCACGAACGACGACGGCCGCTCCTCGACGAGTCGAGGAGCGGCCGTCCTCATGACGTCGGGAGGGTCACTCGCCGCTTGCCGCGACCGCGTCCTCGAGGGCCGTCTGGAGGCGCTGGTCGGCCTCGGCCGCCGCCACCAGGTCGTTCGACGCGTACGCCGCCGCACGGTCGTCCAGGGCGGACTGGGCATCTGCCAGCGCCGCGTTCAGCGCCGCGTTGCCGGTGGTGCCTGCTCCTGCGTCGGGCGCCGGGGTCGCCGTGCCGGGGTCGGTCGTGCCCGAGTCGGTCCCCGTGTCGCCGCCCGTCGCCGTGCCGTCATCGGTCTCGGGCACGTCGTCGTCACCGGCGACTGCTCCCGAGTTGCCGCCGAACAGCGAGTCCAGGGCACCGTTGAGGGTGTCCTCGAAGGCGATCTTCTCGCCGAACGAGACCAGCACCTTCTGCAGCACCGGGTACGACGTCTCGGAGTTCGACTTGACGTAGATCGGCTGCACGTACAGCAGGCCGCCGCCGACGGGGAGCGTCAGGAGGTTGCCCCGCACCACGCTCGTGTCGCCTCGCGTGAGGAGCGCCAGCTGGTTCGCGACCGCCGTGTCGGTGTTGAAGTTGTTCTGCACCTGGCCCGGGCCGGGGACCGTGTCGGTCTTCGGCAGGGTGAGCAGGGACAACTTGCCGTAGTCGGGTGAGATCTCGCCCGGCGTCGAGCCCGCGTCGGCGTTGGCGGCCAGGTAGCCCGTCAGCACGTTCCTCGCGTTCTCCCCCGACTGCTGCGGGATGTACGTCGAGTAGATGGAGAAGGCCGGATCCTGGTCGGGCAGCTGCAGCGTCAGGTAGTAGGGCGGCTGCAGCGGCGGGCTGGCCGCGTTGCTCGTCGGCTCGTTGGGCGTGACCCACGCGTCGTCGCTCGAGTAGAACGAGTCGGCGTCCGTGACGTGGTACGTGCCGAGGATGGCGCGCTGCACCTTGAACATGTCCTGCGGGTAGCGGACGTGCTGCATCAGCTCGACGCTCATGTCGCTGAGCGGGCTGACCGTCGACGGGAAGATCTTCTCCCACGTCTTGAGCACCGGGTCCTCGGTGTCCCAGGCGAAGAGGTCGACCGATCCGTCGTAGGCGTCGACCGTGGCCTTGACCGAGTTGCGGATGTAGTTGATCTCGTTCGACGCGTAGACCGGGCGCTCGGTGTAGGTGTCGGCGATCGCGTCGGACAGGGCCTGGGGGTTCGAGTACGGGTACTCGCGCGTGGTCGTGTACGCGTCGACGATCCACTTGACCTTGCCGTCGACCACGGCCGGGTACGGCGCGCTGTCGATGGTCAGGTACGGCGCGACCTTCTGGACGCGCTGCGCGGGATCGCGGTCGTAGAGGATCTGCGAGCCGTCGTTGACCGCGTCGGAGAGGAACACCTGCTCCGACTGGAACTTGATCGCGTAGATGAGCTTCTTGAAGGCGCTGTCGAGCTTCGGCCCGCCGTCGCCGCTGAAGGTCGTCGTCTGGTTGGTGCCGTTGTCGTTGCTGCCCGACGGGTAGTCGAGCTCGATGTCGTCGCCGCCGTCGCCGCCGACGATGGAGTACGCGGGCGACTCCTGGCCGAAGTAGATGCGGGGCTCGTACTCGTCCGCGTCGCCCAGGGCGCCGTTGACGGGGATGCCCGACTCGAGGAACACGGGCTGGCCGTCGGCCGAGCGCTGGTTGCCGTAGGCCGCGACGACCCCGTAGCCGTGCGTGTAGACGAACGTCGTGTTGTAGGGCGTCGCGGAGCTGCCGAGCTGGTCGGTGTTGAGCTCGCGCACGGCGATCACCGTGTCCTGGGTGGCGCCGTCGATCGTGTAGCGGTCGACCGACAGCTGCTCGGGGAAGCTGTAGTACTGGCGGTACTGCTGCAGCTGGGCGAAGGCGTCCGTGACCAGGGCAGGGTCGATGATGCGGATGTTCGCGGTCGTGACCGCGTCGCCGGCGAGGGCGCCGGCCCCGGCGTCGGAGACGGCGTCGTACGGCTGCTCCTCGACGTCCGCGACGCCGTAGGCGTCCCGGGTGGCCTGGATGTTCCGGTCGATGTACGTCGACTCGACCGTGCGCTCGCTGGGCTCGACCTGGAACCGCTGCACGATCCACGGGTAGATGCCGCCGACGATGATGCTGATGATGATCAACGCCGCGGTGCCGATGACCGACAGGCGCCAGCGACCGATGATCGCGGTCACGACGAACAGGACCGCGACGACCGCGGCCGCGAGGGCCAGGATCTGCTTGCCGGGGATGCCCGCGGCGACGTCGGTGTACGTGGCGCCCGTGATCAGCTTGTTGGTGCCGTCGGACAGCGTCGCGTACTGGTCGAGCCAGAGGCTCACGCCCTGGAGCAGCAGGTAGACGGCCGCGGTCACCGCGAGCTGGATGCGTGCGACCCGCGAGATGCGGACGTCACGGCCAGAGAAGCGGAGCGCGCCGTAGAGGTAGCTCGTCGCGAGCGCGGCGATGCCGCTGATCAGCACGACCGCCGAGGCGAAGCCGACCGCGCCCTGGTAGAAGGGCAGCTCGAACACGTAGAAGCCGATGTCGAGCCCGAACTGCGGGTCGGTCTGGCCGAAGGGCGTCCGGTTCAGCCACTGGAGGGTCGTCTGCCAGTTCGTCGACGTCGCGATGCCGGCGAAGAGGCCGAGGACGACGGGCACGCCGATCACGACGACGCGGCGCAGGGGCTCGATGACCTGCTGGTAGCGGTCGAGCTGGGAGTTGAGCTTCGCGTAGACCGGTCGGAACCGGAAGGCGACCTCGATGCTCACCCACACCGGCACGGCCATGGCGACGAAGCCGACGAAGAACATCACGGCCCCGGCGAGCCACTGTGTCGTCAGCACGTTGGCGAACCCCAGCTGGTCGTACCAGAGGTAATCCGTCAGGAGCGACGAGAAGATGAAGAAGGCGATGACCAGGGCGGCGAGGACCGCCACCGTCACCAGGACGGGCAATCGGGGCGAGCGTCGTACGGGTCGCGACGATGCAGGTGACGTCAAGTGGTTGCTCCTGGATCAGGGGACGTGGACGGCCATCCTACGGGGGCCGCTCCCGAACAGGCTGCGAGCCCGCCCATCGTCCTCGGCACGTCCATGAGGGAGCTGGACGCGCCTCCTCGTGCCTACTGCGCCGAGCAGGTGGGCAGGGCCCCGGTGTCGCGGCCGTCGGCCACCGTCTCCAGCGCCGTCACCGCGTCGTCCAGGGTCGCGACCGAGTAGACGTCGAGCCCGTCCGGCACGTGGCCGACGACCTCGTCGCAGTTCGAGCTCGGCGCGAGGAACACCGTGGCGCCGGCGTCGCGCGCGCCGTAGAGCTTCTGGCGGATGCCGCCGATGGGGCCGACCGTGCCCGAGGCCGTGATGGTGCCGGTGCCCGCGACCCGCTTCCCGCCGTTCAGCTCGCCGGGCGTCGTCTTGTCGATGATGCCCAGGGCGAACATCATGCCGGCGCTGGGGCCGCCCACCTTGTCGAGCCGGAGCGTGACGTCGAAGGGGAACGTGTAGTCGACGCTGACGCCGACCCCCAGCAGGGAGGTGCCCTGCACCTCCTGGGGCGTGATCCGCTCGGTCTCGCGCTGGCCCGACCTCTCGACCACCACCTCCGCCGGGGACGAGGCCCCGTTGTCGGCCACGATCGAGCGCAGGGCGTCGACGTCGCCGTTCGTCGTCAGGTCCTCGCCGTTGACGCTCACGACCACGTCGCCCTCCTCGAGCACGCCCTCGGACGGCCCGCCGGGCGAGACCTGGCTGACCGTGACCGTGCTCGGGACCTGGTAGCCCTCGTGCACGAGGGCCGCGGCGATCGCGGACTTCTGCGAGTTCTGCATGTCGACGGCGTTCTGCTCGTCGACCTGCTCGTTCGAGACGCCCGAGGGGTAGATGGCCTCGACGGGCACGACGGCTCGGCTCGGGGAGAACCAGGAGCCGACGACCTCGATCCAGCTCGGACGGACCGACTCGTTGCCCTGGACGCTCACCGTGAGGAGGTCGAGCGAGCCCGCCGTGGGGTAGGTCTCCGCCCCGTCGACGGTGATCAGGGGAGCGTCCTCGCCCTCGTACTCGGCCGTGCCGAGGGTGTCGAACACGGGGCCCGGCTGCTCGATCAGGTAGGGCGACGGGATGAAGGTGAGCGCCAGGCCGGAGACGAGCGCGACGCCGAGGAGGGACCAGCCGAGCCGGGCAGGACGTCGACCGCCCGCGGAGGCTCGGGTCGGGGGCGTGAACATGGCCACGGGCGTTCCTCTCGCTGTTCGCCACGGGCGCAGCGAAGGACCCTGGGGCATCGGCCGGGATCCAGGCTGTTCCTGCGGCCACGAGCTAGCGTAGCCACCATGACCGATGATCCGCAGCGCGAGCCTGAGGACGAGTTCCGCGACATGCTCCGCCAGTTCCTGTCCGGCGACTCCGAGATCGACCCGTCGCAGCTCGCAGGCGCGGCGGGCCTCCCGAACGACCCGGCATTCGTGGCGCAGCTGATGAGCCAGCTGCAGTCCGCGGTGGCCCGCAGCGGCGACGGGATCGACTGGTCGGTCGCGACCGAGCAGGCCGCCTCCGTCGGCACGCAGTCGGCCGTCGCGACCACCGCGGCCGACGAGCGGGCCCTCGAGCAGGCGTTCCACGTCGCGGCCCTCTGGCTCGACGACGTCACCTTCGTCTCCGAGCTCACGGTGGCGCCGCGCCTCCTGACGCGCGCCGAGTGGGCACGGCTCTCCATGCCGGTCTGGACCCAGCTCGCCGAGCCGGTCGCCGAGTCGATCGCCGACTCCCTCACGAACGTCCTCCGCGAGCAGGCGCCCGAGGAGATGCAGCAGCTGCTGGCGGGCGCCAGCCAGGTGATGCGGAGCGTCGGCGGCACCCTGTTCGCGATGCAGCTCGGGCAGGTCGTGGGCCAGCTCTCGACCGAGGTGGTGTCCGGCGGCGACGTCGGCATCCCGCTCCTCGACGACCAGCAGGCCGCGCTGGTGCCCCAGAACGTCGCCGCCTTCGGCGAGGGCCTCGACATCGAGACCGACCAGGTGCAGCTCTACCTCGCCGTGCGCGAGCTCGCGCACGCCCGCCTCTTCCGGCACGCGCGGTGGCTGCGCCTGCACCTCATCTCGTCCATCCGCGAGTTCGCCCAGGGGATCCGCATCGACACGGCCAGGCTCGAAGAACTGGCGGTCGACTTCGACCCCTCCGACCCGGGCGAGCTGCGTGAC from Frigoribacterium sp. PvP032 includes these protein-coding regions:
- a CDS encoding S1C family serine protease, whose translation is MNETPRGADDHVGPDHDHDADATREAPTTGGPAEEPTVTFGAPPLPGSTPGSLADEAAARAGSADGRPAPQQQPAPYQQQQQQPASYQQPASYQQPGSYQQPASYQQPGSYQQPGSYQQPASYQQPASYQQAAPQQQQPGSYQQPGSSPQANQFGQASSQQQQTDAFGRPVAGGVPQGAGAWAPPATTTTKRRGGKGVLAAALAVGLIAGGALGGVVGGVVADGRGGTTASSGPSRELTVNDYDDATAITAVAAKATPSVVTINVASGSSGGTGSGVIVSDDGYIVTNTHVVTLDGASASGTVTVTLSDGNILPAEVVGLDPTVDLAVLKVDATGLKPITFADSSKLNVGDTAVAIGAPLGLSNTVTDGIVSTLNRSITVQSSAAPSDGSDQGDQGDNNGQGPFSFNNGDGSTQNQASSVISLPVIQTDASINPGNSGGALLDSKGDLIGLNVAIASSGSSSGSIGVGFSIPSALVQRVSKEIIANGSATHGLLGASVDDAATAQGADRVGALIVEISQGGAAQEAGLRAGDVVTEFNGIAVTSRTDLTAQVRFLAGGATAELTYVRDGAEATAQVTLDTLTS
- a CDS encoding aminotransferase class I/II-fold pyridoxal phosphate-dependent enzyme, encoding MTAPAPWERAARGAMLLDGAGRAAPTVFAEMSALAARTGAINLGQGFPDEDGPPAVIEAAHAALDGGLNQYPPGRGRPELLEAVAEHQRRFYGIDLDPAREVLVTAGATEALAATILALVDDGDEVVTLEPFYDAYGAVIGLAGGVHRTVPMHGAEFAVDHDELRAAFSDRTALVVVNDPHNPTGTVLDAATRQLVVDLARRHDAVVVTDEVYEHLLFDGAAHVPLATLPGAADRTLSISSGGKTFSTTGWKIGWLTGPEHLVSKVMTVKQYLTFVNGSVFQPAIAVGLGLPDQWFADLAAGLQRKAELLADGLVAAGFTVSPSRGGYFVVADAAPLGFSDAADLCRRLPELAGVVGVPVSAFCHEEAAVEHASRIRFAFCKRTEVLEQAASQLAALRV
- a CDS encoding zinc-dependent metalloprotease is translated as MTDDPQREPEDEFRDMLRQFLSGDSEIDPSQLAGAAGLPNDPAFVAQLMSQLQSAVARSGDGIDWSVATEQAASVGTQSAVATTAADERALEQAFHVAALWLDDVTFVSELTVAPRLLTRAEWARLSMPVWTQLAEPVAESIADSLTNVLREQAPEEMQQLLAGASQVMRSVGGTLFAMQLGQVVGQLSTEVVSGGDVGIPLLDDQQAALVPQNVAAFGEGLDIETDQVQLYLAVRELAHARLFRHARWLRLHLISSIREFAQGIRIDTARLEELAVDFDPSDPGELRDALASGALIPPKTDEQLAALGRLETTLALIEGWVDVVTAQATARLPRSAAIAETVRRRRAAGGPAESAFSTLVGLELRPRRLREAAAMWSAVSEAVGAEQRDALWSHPDIVPTSADVDDPQALIARLTSSEPAFDDVDQAIEDLLNDTSDDRPREAEDGSADEPGSSPAP
- a CDS encoding UPF0182 family protein; the encoded protein is MPVLVTVAVLAALVIAFFIFSSLLTDYLWYDQLGFANVLTTQWLAGAVMFFVGFVAMAVPVWVSIEVAFRFRPVYAKLNSQLDRYQQVIEPLRRVVVIGVPVVLGLFAGIATSTNWQTTLQWLNRTPFGQTDPQFGLDIGFYVFELPFYQGAVGFASAVVLISGIAALATSYLYGALRFSGRDVRISRVARIQLAVTAAVYLLLQGVSLWLDQYATLSDGTNKLITGATYTDVAAGIPGKQILALAAAVVAVLFVVTAIIGRWRLSVIGTAALIIISIIVGGIYPWIVQRFQVEPSERTVESTYIDRNIQATRDAYGVADVEEQPYDAVSDAGAGALAGDAVTTANIRIIDPALVTDAFAQLQQYRQYYSFPEQLSVDRYTIDGATQDTVIAVRELNTDQLGSSATPYNTTFVYTHGYGVVAAYGNQRSADGQPVFLESGIPVNGALGDADEYEPRIYFGQESPAYSIVGGDGGDDIELDYPSGSNDNGTNQTTTFSGDGGPKLDSAFKKLIYAIKFQSEQVFLSDAVNDGSQILYDRDPAQRVQKVAPYLTIDSAPYPAVVDGKVKWIVDAYTTTREYPYSNPQALSDAIADTYTERPVYASNEINYIRNSVKATVDAYDGSVDLFAWDTEDPVLKTWEKIFPSTVSPLSDMSVELMQHVRYPQDMFKVQRAILGTYHVTDADSFYSSDDAWVTPNEPTSNAASPPLQPPYYLTLQLPDQDPAFSIYSTYIPQQSGENARNVLTGYLAANADAGSTPGEISPDYGKLSLLTLPKTDTVPGPGQVQNNFNTDTAVANQLALLTRGDTSVVRGNLLTLPVGGGLLYVQPIYVKSNSETSYPVLQKVLVSFGEKIAFEDTLNGALDSLFGGNSGAVAGDDDVPETDDGTATGGDTGTDSGTTDPGTATPAPDAGAGTTGNAALNAALADAQSALDDRAAAYASNDLVAAAEADQRLQTALEDAVAASGE
- a CDS encoding glycerate kinase, which codes for MPGLAVVVAPDSFKGSASAATVAAAVAEGWRSVRPGDHVAELPLADGGEGTLDAVEAALPDCTRHRLEVPGPDGRPVTASWLMLPDGTAVAELASASGLGLMATPAPYDAHTRGLGRVLADALDAGARRLVVGLGGSASTDGGAGVLTELGARLLDSLGEPVVDGSHGLAATVRVDLSGLRPLPVGGVQIWSDVTAPLLGPGGAASVFGPQKGATPDDVLALERALEGLAVLVDADPSAAGAGAAGGTGFGMLLWGATVVSGAEAVAEIVGLDRLVTAADLVVTGEGRFDEQTAGGKLVSWVASSAHAHDVPVALVAGQVAAGTAGFADVVDTSVLAGGTAGSTADPRRWLVEAGALLAARATARSDGDDPNASSDEDAPGDVGA
- a CDS encoding PDZ domain-containing protein, producing the protein MFTPPTRASAGGRRPARLGWSLLGVALVSGLALTFIPSPYLIEQPGPVFDTLGTAEYEGEDAPLITVDGAETYPTAGSLDLLTVSVQGNESVRPSWIEVVGSWFSPSRAVVPVEAIYPSGVSNEQVDEQNAVDMQNSQKSAIAAALVHEGYQVPSTVTVSQVSPGGPSEGVLEEGDVVVSVNGEDLTTNGDVDALRSIVADNGASSPAEVVVERSGQRETERITPQEVQGTSLLGVGVSVDYTFPFDVTLRLDKVGGPSAGMMFALGIIDKTTPGELNGGKRVAGTGTITASGTVGPIGGIRQKLYGARDAGATVFLAPSSNCDEVVGHVPDGLDVYSVATLDDAVTALETVADGRDTGALPTCSAQ